The nucleotide window CACAACCTGTACGTGGTGGAGGACAACGCCCAGTCGCAGGGAGCTACCTACAACGGCGGCATCACCGGCAGCTTCGGCGACGTGAATGCCACCAGTTTTTACCCCGGCAAAAACCTGGGGCTCTCGGCGACGCCGGGGCCGTTACAACCAACAACGGCGAGCTGGCGAAGAAAGTCCGGACCCTGCGCAACTACGGTTCCCAGCAGAAATACTACAACGAGGTTATTGGCCACAACTCCCGCTTGGATGAGCTGCAGGCCGCCGTGCTGAGCGCCAAGCTGCCCATGCTGATGGAGTGGACCGGTCAGCGGCAGGAAGTAGCCGCACTGTATGACGAGCAGCTGGCGGGCATTGCCGACCTGCACCTGCCCGTTGTGGCTACTGGGGCTTCACACGTGTATCATCTCTACGTGGTGCGCACCAGCCAGCGCGACGAACTGCAGAAATACCTGACCGAGCAGGGCATCGGCACGCTGATTCACTACCCCATTCCGCCCCACTTGCAGGAAGCCTACCGCTTTATGGGTTTCCAGGCCGGAGCCTTCCCCATTGCTGAGGAGTTGGCCAAAACCTGCTTGAGCCTGCCCATGTGGCCCGGTATGACGCAGGAGCACGTGGAGCTGGTGAGCAGCCACATCCGCACCTTCCTGACCCGCTAATTCTCCCTTTTCAGGCTTTTTCTCTTTTCTATGCAAGTTTCTGACCATGTAGTCAGCTCCCCACCACCGGTTACGGTCGAGTCGCGGGTGCGGGTTGGTTGGCTTTTAGCCCTGGCCGCGGCGGTGTTGCCGTTTCTGCTGCTGGCTTACTACAACTACCCCAGCATCCACGACGACTACGCCAATTCCAACCGCATTATGCGGCTGGGGCGGATGGAGTTTATCAAGGAGCTGTATGCTACCTGGACTGGCCGCTACACGGAGCTTGCCTTAAAAGCCTACCTGGACCCATTGTCGTACCAGCAAACCGCCCTGCTATCCCGGGTGCAGCCCATTGCTGTTATTCTGCTGCTGGCGCTGGCCGCGTTCTGCTTTTTTCGGGTGCTGCTTCGTGGCGCGCGCACGTCGGTGGTGCTGGCCTGCGCCCTGCTGCTGACGGTGCTGTACCTAAACGGCTTCGAAATGGCCGGTGCCGCCTTCTACTGGTTTGGTGGCTATACTTCTTACACGGCCGGCGTCATTGCCAGCCTGTTTGCCTTTACCGGAATGGTGGGCTTGCACCGCTACCAGGGCCGTATGGGGGCTCAACTCCTCAGCCTGATTATAGCGGCTGGTTTCAGCATCGTGGCCATCGGTGCTTACGATGTCTCCATGATGGCAACCTGCTGGGTGCTGGGCAGCGCCGTCGCCTTGGCCTGGTTATTTAAGAGCCCGGCAAAAGCATGGTTTCTGGCCTTGTTTGCCTTAGCTATGGTTGGCGCTTTCTTCGCCGTAACGGCACCCGGCAACCAGGTCCGAGCCGCCATGGAAGGTCGAAATCTGGGCCAGATTCTGAAGAGTCCCCAAGCCATTGTCGTCATTGTCAAAAGCATCTACTTCGCCTTGACGCAAAGCTTTTCCTGGGCCAACAGCCTGTTGTTGCTGCTAGGCGGTACACTGCTGGCCGGACTGCTGACGCGGGTGCGGGAAGCGGTGGTGTTTAACCTGAGCCGGCTTCACCCCCTGTTGCTGGGCTTGTGGCTGCTGGCCGGGGTAGGGGCCATGATTTTTCCCTCCATTCTGGTGTATCAGACGGTGTGGCCCCACAGCTGGCAGTGCGTATACTTCTACTTCATGTTCGGCTGGGTGTGGCTGCTGGCTACAATTTTTGCCCGCTACAGCGCCCACTCTGAAGTGCTGCGTGCTCTGAGTGGCCCCACGGGTTGGCGCCTGACGGCCCTGGCTTTCTGCGCCCTGTGCTTTTTTTCCAGCAGCAGCAACACTCATATGGCCTACCTCGATGTAGCCGCCAAGGCCCCGAGCACTATGCCCGGGTGCGGCAGCGTGAGCAGCGGCTCAAAGATGAGGCTGCCCGCCGCGTGCCCGTCACCGAAATGCGGCCCTGTACAGCAATGAGGATGCTTATCGGGCTCCGAGCGTGCTCTACACCTACGATTTCAATAACGACGATGCAACCCAGTATGCTATTTATTACGGGGTCGACAGCGTAGTTATTAAACCCAACCCGTACCATCCGTAAGCCTGATTTTGGCTGCCCGCGGGCCCTTGAATAGGCTTCGTCGACAGCTTTAATCAAATGGTGCCCTACCTTTGCCCCGTGAGCAGTCTGTTGCTCCGTGTTCCGCCGCATCTATGCCCAAGCTCTCAGTTATTATTCCCTGTTACTTCAACGAAGGCAACATTCCGGTAACGGCCCAGGCGCTTATTGCCAACGAAGCGGGCTTTCCGGCCGGAGTAACCTTCGAATACGTGATGGTTGATGATGGCTCCGGCGACAACACCGTGCGCGAGCTGCACCGCTTCCGCGACCAGTACCCCGACCGGGTGCAGGTGGTGGAGCTGGTCAGCAATGTGGGCTCCTACAACGCCATTGTAGCCGGCATGGCCCATGCCACCGGCGACTGTATGGCCATCATTACGGCCGATATGCAGGACCCGCCCGAACTGATGGTGCAGATGTATGAGTTCTGGCAGAAAGGCGTCAAGCTGGTCATCGGTAACCGACAGGACCGGGAAGAAACCGGGTTGCAGAAGTGGTTTGCCAACCTGTTTCATAAGACGATGAAGAAAGTTGCCCTGTCCAACATTCCGGATGGTGGCTTCGACTTCGTGTTCTTCGACCGGCAGGTGTGCGACGAGGTGGTACGGCTGCAGGAGCGCAACAGCAACATCTTTTACCTGATGGTGTGGCTGGGCTTTCCCTACGTCAACATTCCTTATGTGCGCCGCAAGCGCGAAATCGGCAAGTCGCGCTGGACCCTGCAGAAGAAGATCAAGCTGTTCATCGACTCGATTCTGTCCTTTTCCTTCTTCCCGATTCGCATGATTTCCATCTTGGGTATGATCCTGGGAGGAGTGGCCCTGCTGTATGGGCTCTACATTCTGGTTATGAAGGCCCTGGGCAACATCAACGCGGCGGGCTGGACCACGCTGATGGTCGTGGTGCTCTTCGTTTCGGCCTTTCAGATGGTGGCTCTGGGCATTATCGGCGAGTACGTGTGGCGCGGGTTGGATGCGTCCCGTCAGCGGCCCTTATATGTAGTCAAGAAAATATCGGGAGGCAGCCAGTAATCTAAACAGCAGCGCCGGGTAACACTTTTCGTACAAAGTCGACTCCTTGTAGATGTCTTCTACAGGGAGTTTTCGTCTGGTCGTTAAAGCCAAGCCGTAGTACGGGCACGAATGCTCGAATTGAAACGTCAAAAATCAAAACAAAACGCAGGATGATAATCAAGGGTAGAAATTTCACGAATGTCTTCTTCAATTTCTCGCAAGAGGGTTGGGATAGTGACGCAAATTACGAGAATGACTACTTTTCAAACCTGTTGATTGGCATACATGAAATTTTAGGTAAAGAAGCCGATGATTATATTTTTATAATTTATTCGCATTTGTATTTAGATAAAGACGATAAGTACGACTTCATTGAAGAACATGGTGATTCCAAAAAAATTGTCATTTTCTATCTGTCGGATGAGGATCCTAACGGCCCCATGCCCGACGAACTCATGTCGAAGAAGGTTTTTGCGGTGTTCAAAGCTTTCCTAGCCAAGGAGCCTGCTTATCCGAACTTATACAAACTGCCGCTGGGCTATGCCACTTCGACCAAGCATCAGCCGGTAACAGAAATAAATACCCGGAAGATTAACGTATTCTTTTCCGGAGCCCTGCATAATACCCGCTTAGGCTTATTTAAGAATTTCACCTTTTTCAGAGCTCTCCCGGAGTGGTATTGGGTGCGAATCTTTCATCGGTTTAAAAAATACATTCCCCACAATTACGACTCCTTTTATCCTAATTCCCATATCCAATTTAATAAGGGCGGGTTTCGTTCGGGCATGACCCCGGCTAAATACACAGACCTGCTGTATAACTGCAAAATCTCTCTGTGCCCCACCGGTATTTTGAGCGTCGAGACATTGCGGCATTTTGAATCTATGCGCGCAGGCTGCATCGTTATATCTGAGCCGCTCCCAAAGGCCTACTATTATGATGGCTCGCCCATGATTATTTTGGACGATTGGAGCAAGCTTGACGGTGTGGTGAAAGACCTGCTGGCTAATCCCCAAAAAATGTCGGAGCTACAGCAGAAAACCTTGGACTGGTGGGAGAATATATGCGCTGAGCCTGCCGTTGCCAAGCATATTGTCGAGACGCTGCGTAATCAAAAGTAGGAGAGCCCTGCCTGGGGCCTGTTTTTGCCTGCAGGAGGGCTTATCATCTGCTTAGGCTTTTAGCTGTTCATTGGCAACTGCTTTTGCCTGGGCCTCAGCCTTAAGCTTTTGTTTAAGAGGTAGATAGACGGTATTTGCCTTTTTTCTTGCCGATTAATCTACCGTTCTGTTGCTCGGTATGGCTTTTGCAGCAGAATCCCTTTTCTACTTCACAGTGTCGTTGGAGAAGGCTACAACCGCAGGTTGAGTTGGGCAATGCTCTTCCTCACACTAAGCGGAAATCAGTACCTTTGCGGCTTCTATCCGGTTGGTAGGTCTTTCTGGACTTGCGGATCTGATGAGCAATTGGCGACGAGAACCCTCCTAGATGAAAACCGGAATAATTCAATATAGTCTTTCCAGCATTCGATATTACCTGAATGCCTCGCAAAAGCGGAAAGCAGTTTGGATGTTTTTCTTATTGCTGGTATCCTCTCTTCTCGACGTTATGGGCCTGGCCTCGCTGGTCCCTATTATGGTAGTCGCCGGTGAGCCTAATGGTATTCAAAAGAACAAATACTTCAACTGGCTTTTCCACACGCTAAACTTTGAATCGGAGCGGGGGTTTCTGCTGTTTCTGATTGTCGGTATTTTCGTATTCTTTCTGCTAAAGAATGCTTTTTCCGTTTGGATAAACTATATCCAGACCAAGTTTACCGCCGAGGTCGGATTGCACATTATTGAAACTCAGCTGGAAAAATATCTGAATTTTCCTTTCTGGCATTTCAACGACTACGGCTCGGCTAGCTTGGTAAATAGTTCAATTCAGGTACCGAGCACGTATGTGAACATGGTGATGCGGCCATTGTTCATCTTCTTTTCGGAACTGGCCATCATCCTGGTTATCGTAATTGGTATTATGGTATACCAGCCGTTGCTGCTGGCCATACTGGTAGTGGTGCTGGCGCCTACTACCTGGCTGACGTACCGCGTGCTGCGCACCCGCTCCCAGTATATTGGCAACCGGATCAATGACTTGAATCCTATATCGTTTGCCACGATCAACGATTTGTTTACTGGCTTTGTCGAGCTGCGGCTGGCCAACAAGCAGCGCCGTTTCCGGGACCAGTTGCTGGAAAGCCAGCGCGAAATCCGGAAGCTTGACGCGGAGGCTTACTTGTATTCGCTGATTCCGCTGCGCATCATTGAGATGGTCGCCATCCTGGGCGTTGTTACCATCTTTCTGTATTCCCTGTTTTTTGCCAACAACTCGGCCAACCTTATTGCCCTGGTAGGCCTGTTTGCAGCGGCGGCATACCGGTTGATGCCCTCCGTAAACCGGATTCTGATGTCGATGGTGCAAATCAAGCAGAGCCAATATGCCATTGAGAATCTCGAGAATTTCCGGACCAGTGAGTATAATGAGCAAGTGCCCGAACAGCAGTTGCCGCTCACGTTCAATAAGTCGTTAGAGCTGGATCATCTCTCATTTGCCTTCCCCAAGGAAGACCGGCTGGTGCTGCAGGAAGTCACGCTCAAGATTCGAAAAGGGGAGAAGATCGGGTTTATCGGCAGCTCGGGCTCGGGCAAAACGACGCTGATGAACGTGCTGCTACGCTTCTATACCGAGCAGCACGGAAAAATATTGGTCGATGGGCAGCCGCTTACGGCCCAGCACCTGCAAGCCTGGCACAGCATCATTGGCTACGTCAAGCAGGATACGTTCCTGATGCAAGCCTCCATTAAGGACAATATCACCCTGGGCGACCCTGTAGTAGATGAGGCACGCTTGCAGTACGCCATTGAGCAGGCCTCTTTGCAAAACTTTATTCAGGGCTTGCCGTTAGGCGCCGATACGCTTATCGGTGAGCGAGGTTCCAAGCTCTCGGGCGGGCAGCGCCAGCGAATCGGCATTGCCCGCGCTATGTACAAGCGTACCGAAATCCTGATGCTGGACGAGGCTACCAGCGCCCTCGACAACGAAACCGAACGGGAAGTGAACGAGGCTATCAACAAGCTTTCCCAGACGGATATGACCATTCTCATCATTGCGCACCGCATCACCACGCTACGAGAGTGTGACCGTATCTACGAGTTGAATCAAGGTCGTATCGTGGCTGAACACCAGTACGCCGACCTCGCCCACACCATCGTATAAGTGCCCGGCTGCTTCATAGCCCGTTTTCAAATCTGATTTACATGAGTATCAACGTTACAAAGTCGTACCTGCCTCCTCTGGAAGAATATGTTGGCTACCTGAACGGTATCTGGGAGCGGGGCTGGTTGACGAACAATGGTCCGCTGGTGCAGCAGCTGGAAGCAGACCTGAGCACTGCCCTGAGCGGCGCCCGGGTGCAGTTCATGTCGAATGGCACGATTGCCTTACAAGTGGCCATC belongs to Hymenobacter cellulosilyticus and includes:
- a CDS encoding ABC transporter ATP-binding protein, which produces MGLASLVPIMVVAGEPNGIQKNKYFNWLFHTLNFESERGFLLFLIVGIFVFFLLKNAFSVWINYIQTKFTAEVGLHIIETQLEKYLNFPFWHFNDYGSASLVNSSIQVPSTYVNMVMRPLFIFFSELAIILVIVIGIMVYQPLLLAILVVVLAPTTWLTYRVLRTRSQYIGNRINDLNPISFATINDLFTGFVELRLANKQRRFRDQLLESQREIRKLDAEAYLYSLIPLRIIEMVAILGVVTIFLYSLFFANNSANLIALVGLFAAAAYRLMPSVNRILMSMVQIKQSQYAIENLENFRTSEYNEQVPEQQLPLTFNKSLELDHLSFAFPKEDRLVLQEVTLKIRKGEKIGFIGSSGSGKTTLMNVLLRFYTEQHGKILVDGQPLTAQHLQAWHSIIGYVKQDTFLMQASIKDNITLGDPVVDEARLQYAIEQASLQNFIQGLPLGADTLIGERGSKLSGGQRQRIGIARAMYKRTEILMLDEATSALDNETEREVNEAINKLSQTDMTILIIAHRITTLRECDRIYELNQGRIVAEHQYADLAHTIV
- a CDS encoding glycosyltransferase family 2 protein — encoded protein: MPKLSVIIPCYFNEGNIPVTAQALIANEAGFPAGVTFEYVMVDDGSGDNTVRELHRFRDQYPDRVQVVELVSNVGSYNAIVAGMAHATGDCMAIITADMQDPPELMVQMYEFWQKGVKLVIGNRQDREETGLQKWFANLFHKTMKKVALSNIPDGGFDFVFFDRQVCDEVVRLQERNSNIFYLMVWLGFPYVNIPYVRRKREIGKSRWTLQKKIKLFIDSILSFSFFPIRMISILGMILGGVALLYGLYILVMKALGNINAAGWTTLMVVVLFVSAFQMVALGIIGEYVWRGLDASRQRPLYVVKKISGGSQ